A single genomic interval of Lathyrus oleraceus cultivar Zhongwan6 chromosome 7, CAAS_Psat_ZW6_1.0, whole genome shotgun sequence harbors:
- the LOC127105876 gene encoding ENTH domain-containing protein C794.11c has product MSTSFFEFKKQASFFLKEKIKTARLALTDVTPAQLMVEEATNGNPWAPTTVTLRSISKAAFDLDDYSRIIEILHTRLVKFEKKNWRVSYNSLIVLEHLLTHGPESVAEEFQSDKDVINQLNGFQFIDENGFNWGLTVRKKSERVMKLLEEGTLLKEERNHARKLSRGIQGFGSFNQKSTPAQSILREKSLPTTLGRTISDSNNQEHQENKSSFSSLNSVKKTMVYQDDYDDVGNNQLIQKSESSSKENMEPSREEWNMNGESESLLDFGEDDCSRIGRFKIEEDHPFYSTTTEMHSSASLLSARDGILQGC; this is encoded by the exons ATGAGTACCTCTTTCTTTGAATTCAAGAAACAAGCTTCTTTCTTCCTCAAAGAGAAAATCAAAACCGCTAGATTAGCTTTAACAGATGTCACTCCTGCACAACTCATGGTAGAAGAGGCAACCAATGGAAATCCATGGGCTCCAACTACTGTAACGCTCAGATCAATTTCAAAAGCTGCTTTTGATCTTGATGATTATTCCAGGATTATAGAGATTCTACACACAAG ATTGGTTAAATTTGAGAAGAAGAATTGGAGGGTTTCTTACAATTCTTTGATTGTGCTTGAGCACTTGTTGACACATGGACCAGAAAGTGTAGCAGAGGAGTTTCAGAGTGATAAAGATGTTATTAACCAGCTCAATGGTTTTCAATTTATTGATGAAAATGG GTTCAATTGGGGCCTAACGGTGagaaagaaatcagagagagTAATGAAACTGTTGGAAGAAGGAACTCTTCTCAAGGAAGAACGAAACCATGCTAGAAAACTATCAAGAGGTATACAAGGATTCGGGAGTTTCAATCAAAAATCAACTCCAGCACAATCCATTCTACGTGAGAAATCATTGCCAACAACACTTGGTAGAACTATTTCAGACTCAAACAACCAAGAACATCAGGAAAATAAGTCCTCTTTCTCATCTTTGAACAGTGTGAAGAAAACCATGGTATACCAAGATGATTATGATGATGTTGGAAACAATCAACTGATTCAGAAATCTGAATCAAGTTCCAAGGAAAACATGGAGCCTAGCAGAGAGGAATGGAACATGAATGGAGAGTCAGAATCACTTTTGGATTTTGGAGAGGATGATTGTTCTAGGATTGGGAGGTTCAAAATAGAAGAGGATCATCCATTTTATTCAACAACGACGGAAATGCATAGTTCTGCATCATTGCTTTCTGCTAGAGATGGAATACTACAAGGGTGCTGA